In Candidatus Lernaella stagnicola, the following proteins share a genomic window:
- a CDS encoding S8 family peptidase: protein MKRSVILVLVAFVFALVGCGDGGGTDANTPASLDELSEEQLAKLSPDLMDILDAQGSADVIVQANPQVIYAATVGFQGKQLEADPAVIWKARQQGAVIWKLTPEQAVIWKMTTDKAVIWKLQEKVSEQDLYVDTTFDRIHGLLTHVDASDVAGLAKLDEVAYISPDREVEVSNFDLTRGTVGTDMVTTRTGYDTFTGLTGDGIGVAVIDSGLYLAHTDFAGRISAIRNFSGEGGIYNAVDGYGHGTHVTGLIAGSGRASSLKGYNTTFEGVAPEVNIIVARVLNSQGVGSTSSVISALSWILAIKSQHNIRVANISLGVPPFESYSTDPMCQAVENAVANDLIVVTAAGNYGFWQGQKIYGAIASPGITPAAITVGASNHRGTLLRQQDANSHNDSIAFFSSRGPTAWDGLVKPDLIAPGWQAISTLAPNSTLALAYPGTRVDACDFGGSPCGESNADYVTMSGTSMSAPLVTGAIALMLEENPSLTPGAVKALVMVSAETLFTENSSSSCYTDEDWYDDPTCAAEFDIVQGTGLLNVPGATFLAGEVSAETNLLLPGDVWLEEEDITPTTEFDSTGETVVWSQGLSWTGKGIVGVDIWATFQQAYQPGEIWSQGLSWTGKGLTFTADPVFSPEVLAEWSTSFVSPYSLGGENRVLGGYTYNWEGSPDFSSASDAWFPEI from the coding sequence ATGAAGCGAAGTGTTATTTTGGTGTTGGTCGCTTTCGTATTCGCTTTGGTTGGTTGTGGTGATGGTGGGGGAACGGATGCGAACACGCCGGCGAGCCTCGACGAGCTCTCCGAGGAACAGTTGGCGAAACTGTCACCCGACTTGATGGATATCCTGGATGCCCAGGGCAGCGCGGACGTTATCGTCCAAGCTAATCCGCAGGTCATTTACGCCGCTACGGTCGGCTTCCAAGGAAAACAATTGGAAGCGGATCCGGCGGTAATCTGGAAAGCACGGCAGCAGGGCGCAGTAATTTGGAAACTTACGCCCGAACAAGCGGTGATTTGGAAAATGACCACCGACAAAGCCGTGATTTGGAAACTTCAAGAAAAAGTCTCCGAGCAGGACCTCTATGTGGATACGACTTTTGATCGCATTCACGGCCTGCTGACCCACGTCGACGCCTCGGACGTCGCCGGCTTGGCCAAGCTGGACGAAGTCGCTTACATCTCGCCTGATCGCGAAGTGGAAGTGTCGAACTTCGACTTGACCCGCGGCACCGTCGGCACAGACATGGTCACGACTCGCACCGGCTACGATACGTTTACCGGCCTGACCGGTGACGGGATCGGCGTGGCGGTGATCGACTCCGGTCTGTATTTGGCCCACACGGATTTTGCCGGTCGCATCTCCGCGATCCGCAACTTCAGCGGTGAAGGCGGCATCTACAACGCCGTCGATGGTTACGGGCACGGCACGCACGTGACCGGCTTGATCGCCGGTAGCGGTCGCGCCTCCTCACTTAAGGGTTACAACACGACCTTTGAAGGCGTGGCGCCCGAAGTGAACATCATCGTGGCGCGCGTGTTGAACTCGCAGGGAGTCGGCAGCACGAGTTCCGTGATTTCCGCGTTGAGCTGGATTCTTGCCATTAAGAGTCAGCACAACATTCGCGTAGCGAACATTTCGCTGGGCGTGCCGCCTTTCGAATCGTATTCGACGGATCCGATGTGCCAAGCGGTGGAAAACGCCGTGGCCAACGATTTGATCGTCGTGACCGCCGCCGGTAACTACGGTTTCTGGCAGGGTCAGAAAATCTACGGCGCGATCGCTTCTCCGGGCATTACCCCCGCGGCGATTACCGTAGGCGCTTCGAATCACCGCGGCACCTTGCTGCGTCAGCAGGACGCAAACAGCCATAACGATTCGATTGCGTTCTTCAGCTCTCGCGGCCCCACGGCGTGGGACGGTCTGGTTAAGCCCGACTTGATTGCCCCCGGTTGGCAAGCCATCTCGACTTTGGCGCCGAACAGCACGTTGGCGCTGGCCTACCCGGGAACCCGTGTCGACGCTTGTGATTTCGGCGGCAGCCCTTGTGGCGAAAGCAACGCCGACTACGTGACCATGAGCGGCACCAGCATGTCTGCGCCGCTGGTCACCGGTGCGATCGCGTTGATGCTCGAAGAAAACCCCTCGCTGACGCCCGGCGCTGTCAAAGCCCTGGTGATGGTCAGCGCGGAAACGCTCTTTACCGAAAACAGCAGCTCGAGTTGCTATACCGACGAGGATTGGTATGACGACCCGACTTGCGCCGCCGAGTTTGACATCGTGCAAGGCACAGGCCTGCTCAATGTCCCCGGCGCGACCTTCCTCGCCGGCGAAGTCAGCGCGGAAACCAACCTGTTGTTGCCGGGTGACGTCTGGTTGGAAGAGGAAGATATCACTCCCACGACCGAGTTCGACTCGACCGGCGAAACCGTCGTCTGGAGCCAGGGCCTGTCGTGGACCGGCAAAGGTATCGTTGGCGTGGACATCTGGGCCACTTTCCAGCAGGCCTACCAGCCTGGTGAAATCTGGTCCCAGGGCCTGTCGTGGACGGGCAAAGGCCTGACCTTTACTGCCGACCCGGTCTTCTCGCCCGAGGTTCTCGCAGAATGGTCAACCTCGTTCGTGAGCCCCTACAGCCTCGGCGGTGAAAACCGCGTGCTGGGTGGCTACACCTACAATTGGGAAGGGAGTCCCGACTTTTCGTCCGCAAGCGATGCTTGGTTCCCTGAGATCTAA
- a CDS encoding diguanylate cyclase — protein sequence MAAITARGANVKVPYTDVHFTMDTPFIFTVLMIYGPLPAMFADALAKVINTSPHINRVTWYKLPFNVASGVLSVFAANLIFFGMLPENPQYVQYIVPMLALATAYFFVNSFTVAIAIAISTRGHLIKLWLDNFLWTGVGFFVAMSIALVMYLLHFWIGFLSFLVSVPIIMLVYTLQKSHEKREEDSRSYIAQLESMHMSTIETLSLAIDAKDQITHGHVHRVTAYVTRLAEFLGVEDPDELKGLRFAALVHDIGKIGIPDLILSKPGRFSSEEMDRMKMHPVIGSQIVKAVSTDFPISDVVLSHHERWDGTGYPHRLHGEQINRFARMLAICDVYDALRSDRPYRRAMDRDTAIGIIREGRGTSFDPEITDMFLDNLGELERSVEEENRRLQEMTFSTPSSTDSVGGDAYNSLELYGQITYTQQEVFLLYEAAQMIGTSMPADMLAHNLITKAAKLIPYNTAILFVADPKDEVLRPLFVDSRDAGAFADLQIKFGGGVSGWVAIHNHPMRNVDPQVELCDVPAQEQTYMSVLSVPMRFDDRPVGVITLYSEKKDFYQERHQDLLAKLASMVTPAIVSSLRADEDMDQETIDTLTGLGNGRAMRRYFESKLAGHQQLDPYTLVLIELNSFRQITKLYGYEVGEQVMKELAGSVKTVLRPEDRCFRVGADELVLIAHGADVVGAEVVARRLRQAVRRLGVRVAGGILSPQLSIGFASYPQDGIHPEQLWRTADGVLYRDRIRQGSVLTEETDTEDDSGETRRLAGQRGKPTFRRLVPAGSEE from the coding sequence ATGGCTGCGATCACCGCGCGCGGTGCCAATGTGAAGGTGCCGTATACGGACGTCCATTTCACGATGGACACACCCTTTATATTCACCGTGCTGATGATCTACGGTCCGCTGCCCGCCATGTTCGCCGATGCACTGGCGAAGGTCATCAACACCTCGCCGCACATCAACCGGGTAACTTGGTACAAGCTTCCTTTTAATGTCGCGTCAGGCGTGCTTTCGGTTTTCGCGGCCAACTTGATCTTCTTCGGTATGTTGCCGGAGAACCCGCAATACGTGCAATACATCGTACCGATGCTGGCGCTCGCGACGGCGTACTTCTTTGTCAATTCCTTTACCGTTGCGATCGCGATCGCCATTTCCACCCGCGGCCACTTGATCAAGCTGTGGCTCGATAACTTCCTGTGGACCGGCGTCGGCTTTTTCGTGGCGATGTCCATCGCGTTGGTGATGTACCTGCTGCATTTTTGGATCGGCTTCCTTTCCTTCTTGGTCAGTGTGCCGATCATCATGCTGGTGTACACGCTGCAAAAGTCACACGAAAAGCGCGAGGAGGACTCCCGCAGTTACATCGCCCAGCTCGAATCGATGCACATGTCGACGATCGAGACCCTCTCGCTGGCCATCGATGCCAAAGACCAGATCACCCACGGTCACGTGCATCGGGTGACGGCCTACGTGACGCGCTTGGCGGAGTTTCTTGGCGTGGAAGATCCGGATGAACTCAAGGGGCTGCGTTTTGCCGCGTTGGTGCACGATATCGGCAAAATCGGCATTCCCGACTTGATCCTGTCGAAACCGGGCCGTTTTAGTTCCGAAGAAATGGACCGCATGAAAATGCACCCGGTCATCGGTTCGCAAATCGTCAAGGCGGTGTCGACCGACTTCCCCATTTCCGATGTTGTGCTCAGTCACCACGAACGCTGGGACGGTACCGGGTACCCGCATCGTTTGCATGGGGAACAAATCAACCGCTTCGCGCGGATGCTGGCCATCTGCGATGTGTACGATGCCCTGCGTTCGGACCGACCGTACCGCCGCGCCATGGATCGCGACACGGCCATCGGCATTATCCGGGAAGGGCGTGGCACGTCTTTCGATCCGGAAATTACCGACATGTTTCTCGACAACCTTGGCGAACTGGAACGCTCCGTCGAGGAAGAAAACCGTCGCTTGCAGGAAATGACGTTCAGCACGCCTTCTTCCACCGACAGCGTCGGAGGCGACGCATACAATTCTCTGGAGCTGTACGGCCAGATCACCTATACCCAGCAAGAGGTTTTCCTGCTTTACGAAGCGGCGCAAATGATCGGCACCAGCATGCCCGCCGACATGCTCGCCCACAACCTCATCACCAAAGCGGCCAAGCTAATTCCCTACAACACCGCCATTCTTTTCGTGGCCGATCCGAAGGACGAAGTCTTGCGGCCCCTTTTCGTCGATTCCCGCGATGCCGGCGCGTTTGCCGATCTGCAAATCAAGTTCGGCGGTGGAGTCAGCGGTTGGGTGGCGATACACAATCACCCGATGCGCAACGTCGACCCTCAGGTCGAACTGTGTGACGTTCCCGCGCAGGAGCAAACGTATATGTCCGTGCTTTCGGTGCCGATGCGTTTCGACGACCGGCCCGTGGGCGTGATAACGCTTTACTCCGAAAAGAAGGACTTCTACCAGGAGCGCCATCAAGATCTTCTCGCCAAACTGGCCAGCATGGTCACACCGGCGATTGTCAGTTCCTTGCGCGCCGACGAGGATATGGATCAGGAAACGATCGATACACTCACCGGTTTAGGGAACGGGCGGGCCATGCGCCGCTACTTCGAAAGTAAACTGGCCGGGCACCAACAGTTGGATCCCTACACGCTGGTACTGATCGAGTTGAACAGCTTCCGTCAAATTACCAAGCTCTACGGTTACGAGGTCGGCGAACAAGTGATGAAGGAACTGGCCGGCAGCGTCAAAACCGTGTTGCGACCCGAGGATCGTTGCTTCCGCGTCGGTGCCGACGAACTCGTGCTGATCGCCCACGGTGCCGATGTCGTGGGCGCTGAAGTGGTCGCCCGCCGGTTGCGGCAGGCCGTCCGGCGTCTCGGTGTTCGCGTGGCCGGCGGCATCCTCTCACCGCAATTGTCTATTGGCTTCGCCAGTTACCCGCAGGACGGTATTCATCCCGAGCAGCTTTGGCGAACCGCCGACGGCGTGCTGTACCGCGATAGAATCCGGCAGGGTTCGGTGCTTACCGAAGAAACCGACACCGAGGACGATTCCGGCGAAACACGCCGGCTCGCCGGCCAGCGCGGCAAACCCACCTTTCGACGCCTAGTGCCGGCCGGTTCGGAAGAGTAA